Proteins encoded together in one Oncorhynchus masou masou isolate Uvic2021 chromosome 3, UVic_Omas_1.1, whole genome shotgun sequence window:
- the chrng gene encoding acetylcholine receptor subunit gamma yields the protein MSAGSQHFLPLGLWIFLFIFTTAVAGVNLEGELFKDLMRGYNKNIRPMEKSGDITQVTVKMTLTNLISLNEKEEALTTSVWIEMKWCDYRLRWDQSPRSILYGNLTSQMRIPSKSIWLPDIILENNVDGKFEIAMYCNALVSPGGCVYWLPPAIYRSACSITVNYFPFDWQNCTMVFRSQTYNANEIELVLTEEDNQPVEWVVIDPEAFTENGEWIIKHRPAKKMINQRYTKDELEHQEVVFFLMIQRKPLFYVINIIVPCVLISSLGLLVYFLPAKAGGQKCTVSIMILLAQTVFLILIANKVPETSQTVPLIGKYLMFVMSVTTIIVMNCVIVLNLSLRSPNTHIMNNKVRKVLLNILPRLLRMQMRPWTPSEDCDLSDGTGNGHSHNTDSGSNIFLVPCRRRSSLGLIIKAEEYVMKTARSELMFSRLRERDGLMKSALEKIYNSLEGSTAQDLGTSLAQASPEVRQCVESCKHIAKSARQQNNFESENEEWFLVGRVIDRVCFIAMALSFFMGTIGIFLMGHFNQPPSVPFPGDPRKYLPPLGDNITDPTGNDTGENLLG from the exons ATGTCGGCAGGATCTCAGCACTTTCTACCACTCGGTCTATGGATATTTCTCTTCATCTTCACTACTG CAGTAGCAGGGGTGAACCTGGAGGGGGAGCTGTTCAAGGACCTGATGAGAGGCTACAACAAGAACATCCGGCCCATGGAGAAGAGTGGTGACATCACACAGGTCACCGTCAAGATGACCCTCACCAACCTTATTtccctg AATGAAAAGGAAGAAGCCCTTACAACCAGCGTCTGGATTGAAATG AAATGGTGTGACTACAGGCTGAGGTGGGACCAATCTCCCAGGTCTATCCTGTACGGAAACCTCACCTCCCAGATGAGGATCCCATCCAAGAGCATCTGGCTGCCTGACATCATCCTGGAGAACAA tgTAGACGGAAAGTTTGAGATAGCCATGTACTGTAATGCCCTGGTGTCTCCTGGTGGCTGTGTGTACTGGCTGCCTCCTGCCATCTATCGCAGCGCCTGCTCCATCACCGTCAACTACTTCCCCTTCGACTGGCAGAACTGCACCATGGTGTTCCG TTCCCAGACCTACAACGCTAACGAGATAGAACTAGTTCTTACAGAGGAGGACAACCAGCCTGTGGAGTGGGTGGTGATCGACCCCGAGGCTTTTACAG AGAATGGGGAGTGGATTATCAAACACAGGCCTGCTAAGAAGATGATTAACCAGCGCTACACTAAAGATGAGTTAGAGCACCAGGAAGTGGTGTTCTTCCTGATGATCCAAAGGAAACCTCTATTCTACGTCATCAACATCATCGTTCCCTGTGTCCTCATCTCATCCCTGGGCCTGCTCGTCTACTTCCTGCCTGCCAAAG CTGGGGGTCAGAAGTGCACGGTGTCCATCATGATTCTCCTGGCCCAGACTGTCTTCCTCATCCTCATAGCCAACAAGGTCCCAGAAACCTCCCAGACTGTTCCTCTTATCGGAAA GTACCTGATGTTTGTCATGTCCGTGACCACCATCATAGTAATGAACTGTGTCATCGTGCTGAACCTGTCTCTAAGATCCCCCAATACACACATCATGAACAATAAAGTCAGGAAG GTCCTGCTGAACATCCTGCCTCGGCTGCTGAGGATGCAGATGCGACCGTGGACACCGTCTGAGGACTGTGACCTCAGTGATGGAACCGGTAATGGTCACAGTCACAATACCGACAGTGGGAGTAACATATTCCTAGTCCCCTGCCGGCGTCGCAGCTCCCTAGGACTCATCATCAAGGCAGAAGAATACGTCATGAAGACGGCCCGGTCTGAACTCATGTTCTccaggctcagagagagagacggcctCATGAAATCTGCACTGGAGAAGATCT ATAACAGTCTTGAGGGGAGTACGGCACAAGACCTGGGGACCAGCCTGGCCCAGGCCTCACCGGAGGTACGCCAGTGTGTGGAATCCTGCAAACATATTGCCAAGAGTGCCAGGCAACAAAACAACTTTGAGAGT GAGAATGAGGAGTGGTTCCTGGTTGGCCGGGTGATTGACAGGGTGTGCTTCATCGCCATGGCGCTGTCGTTCTTCATGGGCACCATCGGAATCTTCCTGATGGGGCATTTCAATCAGCCCCCCTCCGTACCTTTCCCTGGTGATCCCAGGAAGTACCTTCCTCCGTTAGGGGATAACATCACCGATCCCACTGGGAATGACACTGGTGAAAATCTACTGGGTTGA